The Candidatus Methylomirabilota bacterium genomic interval CGTTCTCCCCCCTGATCGGGGTCATCGGTGGGATCGGCACGCTGATCGTGCTCTGGGTCGGGGGCAAGGCGGTGGTGGACGGGCGGATCAGTCTCGGGGACTTCGTCGCCTTCGCGAGCTACCTCGCGTACCTCGCCTGGCCGGTCCTGGCTCTGGGCTGGGTGCTCGCCGTCGTCCGGCGGGGGCTGACCGCCCTGGGGCGGGTCGTCGAGATCCTGGAGACCGCCCCCGACATCGCCGATGGACCCGAGGTCGGAGGACCGGTGGCCCTCGCCGGCGAGATCGAGCTCCGCCGGCTCACCTTCGCCTACGACCCCCACCGGGCTCCTGCCCTCCGGGACGTGTCGCTCCGGGTCCCGGCCGGCGCCGTCGTCGCCGTCGTCGGGCCCACGGGGTCAGGGAAGACGACGCTCGGCGCGCTCCTCCCGCGGCTCTGGGACCCGCCGCCGAACACGGTCTTCCTCGACGGCCGGGAGATCCACACGATCCCGATCGCGGACCTGCGGCGGGCCATCGGGTACGTGCCCCAGGAGACGTTCCTGTTCTCGCGGCCCCTCGCCGAGAACGTCGCCCTGGGCGCGCCCGGCGCCGACCCGGCGCGTCTCGACCGGGCCGGCCGGGTGGCCGGCCTCACCGAGGACATCGCCCGCCTCCCGCACGGGTGGGCCACGGTGGTTGGGGAGCGGGGGCTCACGTTGTCGGGAGGCCAGCGGCAGCGCGCGGCGCTCGGGCGGGCCCTCATCCCGGATCCGCGGATCCTGATCCTCGACGACGCCTTCGCCTCCGTCGACGCCGAGAAGGAGGCGGAGATCCTGGCCGGCCTCCGGGAGGCGCTGGCGGGACGGACGACGCTCATCATCACCCACCGTCTCCGGGCGGCGCAGCTGGCCGACTGGGTCGTCGTGATGGCCGAGGGCCGGATCGTCGAGCAGGGGACGCACGCCGACCTCGTCGAGCAGCCGGGGCTGTACGCCCGGCTCTGGCAGCGGCAGCAGCTCGAGTCGGCGCTGGAGGTCGGCTGAGGCTCATGACGGAATCGATGCCGGACAGAGCTGGGCGGGGACGACGGGGCACAGCGGGCTGCAGCAGGCGCTCCCGCCCCAAGCTGAACCGCTGACGCCGATGAGAGCCGCGGGCGGCCGATCCGTCGCCGACTATCACGACGAGGACGTCCTCGGCCGCGCGTACGATCGCCGGCTCGTCGGCCGGCTGTGGCAGTTCGCGCGGGGCTACCGGGGCGCCCTCCTGGCGTCGGCCACGCTCTTCCCGCTCGCCGCGGTGATCGACGTGGCCCAGCCGTATCTCGTGAAGGTGGCCATCGACGACCACATCGTCCATGGCGACTGGCGCGGCCTGTCGCGCGTCGCCGCGCTGTTCCTCGCCACTCTCGTCGCCCAGTACGCGCTGCGGTACGCGGAGGGCTACCTGATGGCCTGGACGGGGCAGCGCGTGATCCACGACCTCCGCGACGCGCTCTTCGCCCACGTGCAGCGGCTCCCGGCGTCCTTCTTCGACAAGAACCCCGTCGGGCGGCTCATGACGCGCATCCTGAACGACGTCGAGGCGATCGGCGAGCTGTTCGCCTCGGGGGTCGTCGCCGTCGCCGGCGACGTGCTCACGCTGGCGGCGGTCGTCGTCGTCATGCTCGCGCTCGACTGGCGGCTGGCCCTGGTGACCTTCGCCGCGGTGCCGGTCCTCTGCGCGGTGGCGGCGTACTTCCGGACGCGGGCCCGCGACGCCTACCGAGAGGTGCGGAACCGGATCGCCCGGGTCAACGCCTCTCTCCAGGAGAACCTGATCGGCATGACGGTGGTCCAGCTCTTCGGGCGCGAAGCCGCCCACGCCCGGGAGTTCGGCCGGCTGAACGAGGACCACCGCCGGGCCGTGTTCCGGCGTATGCGCTACGATGCGCTCCTCTACGCGGCCGTCGAGGTCATCGGGTCCGTCGCGATCGCCGGGCTCATCTGGTGGGGCGGGGGGCAGATCCTGGCCGGGGCCCTGACGTTCGGGGTCCTGGTCGCCTTCATGGAGTACACGCACCGCTTCTTCCTGCCGATCCGCGACGTCTCGGGGAAGTACACCGTCATGCAGTCGGCCATGGTGGCGGCCGAGCGCATCTTCGGCCTGCTCGACACTCCTGCCGAGATCCTGTCGCCGCCGCGCGGCTATCGTCCGGCGGGAGACGCCGGAGGCGCGCCGGCCCTCGAGTTCCGGGACGTCTGGTTCGCGTACGAGGGGGCCGGGACGGCGACCGGGTCGCGCGAGGCTCCGGTGCTGCGCGGCGTGTCGTTCCGCGTCGCCCGGGGCGAGCAGGTGGCGGTCGTGGGCGCCACCGGTGCCGGCAAGACGACGCTCGCGCGCCTGCTGACCCGCACCTACGACGTCCAGCGCGGCGCGGTGCTCGTGGACGGGGTCGACGTGCGCGAGTGGGAGCTTGCCGCCTTGCGCCGGCACGTGGGGCTGGTCCTGCAGGACGTGGTGGTGTTCACGGGGACCGTGGCCGAGAACGTCGCGCTCGGCAATCCGGCGGTGATGCGTGACCGGATCGAGGAGGCCGCGCGGCGCGCGCACCTGGACGCGTTCGTGCGGACACTGCCGGCTGGCTACGACGAGGAGATCCGGGAGCGCGGCGCCAATCTCTCCCACGGTCAGCGCCAGCTCCTGGCCGTCGCCCGGGCGCTGGTATATAATCCCTCCGTCCTCGTCCTGGACGAGGCGACCTCGAGCGTGGATCCCGAGACGGAGCGGTGGCTCCGCGATGCGCTGGACCAGCTCCTCTCGGCCCGGACCAGCGTGATCATCGCGCACCGGTTCTCCACCATTCAGCGAGCCGACCGTATCCTCGTGCTTCATCGGGGACGGCTCGGTGAGGACGGACCGCATGACGTGCTGCTGCGGCAGGGTGGGCTGTACGCCAAGCTCTACGAGCTTCAGTTCGGGCGCGAGGCGACGGCCGGGGCGCGGGGCCGGTAGCGAGCGGTGGGCCGGCGCCCGATGGGCCGCGGCGCGGGCTTCGACGCCCGGGTCTACGCGCTCGTGCGCCGGATTCCGCGGGGTCGCGTCGTGACCTACGGCCAGGTGGCCGCGCTGGTCGGCGCGCCGCGGGCGGCGCGGGCCGTCGGCGGCGCCATGCGACGCTGCCCGCCCGGGGTGCCGTGGCATCGGGTGGTGAACGGATGCGGGAGCATCAGCCGGCGGCCCAACGCCAGCAGCATGTTGAGCCAGCGCCTCCTGCTCGCCCAGGAGGGCGTGCGCTTCGTGCAGGGGCGCGTCGAGCTGGCCCGCTACCGCTGGGCCGGGCGGGGCCGAGGGCGCGGCCCGCGGGTCGACATCGACGCGCTCCCGGTCTCCTGAAAGCCCGCGAGGAATTCATGCGGGACGTGGCCGTGCGGGGGCGACGGGAAGCAGCCGGGTGCAAGGTGAACTGATGCAGCCGGCCGCGGCGCGGGTGCAGGACGCGCTCAGGGCCTTCGGGCTCGGGGGGCCGGTGATCGAGCTCGGCGCGAGCGCCCGGACGGCGGCCGAAGCCGCCGCGGCGTGCGGGGTCTCGGTGGCCCAGATCGTGAAATCGCTCGTCTTCCTGGCGGGCGGCGAGCCGATTCTCGTGCTGACGTCGGGGGCGAACCAGGTGGACGAGACGCGTCTTCACACCCTGACCGGCCAGCCCATCCGCCGGGCGGATGCCGACGTGGTGCGGGCGGCCACGGGGTTCGCGATCGGCGGGGTCCCGCCGGTCGGCCACGCCCGTACCCTGCGGACGGTGATCGACCGCGATCTCCTCGCCCACGACGAGCTGATCGCGGCCGCGGGGACCCCCAACGCCGTCTTCCGGCTGACCCCCGACGAGCTGTGCCGGGTGACCGGCGGCGTGGTCGAAGACGTCAAGCGCCTCCGGAGCGACGCCGGGGCCGGCCACCGGGGAGGGGCGTCGCCGTCATGCGGGTGATGCCGCTCGCCGCCGATTCGCTCGGCG includes:
- a CDS encoding ABC transporter ATP-binding protein, producing the protein MPVRVLIGYLERYRARYLGGFALLLATNLCALAIPWVIKLTIEAIGSAVGAAGGTAAAPDLDATRRAVTTGALAIVGLAVLQGAVRSASRFALLGASQRVEADIRNDLFGRLVRLPPAFYQAQRTGDLMSRATNDLQAVAMLIGFGFLSMVNTLMVFTGTLAVMLRIDPWLTLAALGPLPVLIVLAQQWNGRLHAETLAVQEQLSRLSAKVQENLAGMAVVRAYTMEAREVEAFRRLNREQLQRTLRQARTQGAFSPLIGVIGGIGTLIVLWVGGKAVVDGRISLGDFVAFASYLAYLAWPVLALGWVLAVVRRGLTALGRVVEILETAPDIADGPEVGGPVALAGEIELRRLTFAYDPHRAPALRDVSLRVPAGAVVAVVGPTGSGKTTLGALLPRLWDPPPNTVFLDGREIHTIPIADLRRAIGYVPQETFLFSRPLAENVALGAPGADPARLDRAGRVAGLTEDIARLPHGWATVVGERGLTLSGGQRQRAALGRALIPDPRILILDDAFASVDAEKEAEILAGLREALAGRTTLIITHRLRAAQLADWVVVMAEGRIVEQGTHADLVEQPGLYARLWQRQQLESALEVG
- a CDS encoding ABC transporter ATP-binding protein encodes the protein MRAAGGRSVADYHDEDVLGRAYDRRLVGRLWQFARGYRGALLASATLFPLAAVIDVAQPYLVKVAIDDHIVHGDWRGLSRVAALFLATLVAQYALRYAEGYLMAWTGQRVIHDLRDALFAHVQRLPASFFDKNPVGRLMTRILNDVEAIGELFASGVVAVAGDVLTLAAVVVVMLALDWRLALVTFAAVPVLCAVAAYFRTRARDAYREVRNRIARVNASLQENLIGMTVVQLFGREAAHAREFGRLNEDHRRAVFRRMRYDALLYAAVEVIGSVAIAGLIWWGGGQILAGALTFGVLVAFMEYTHRFFLPIRDVSGKYTVMQSAMVAAERIFGLLDTPAEILSPPRGYRPAGDAGGAPALEFRDVWFAYEGAGTATGSREAPVLRGVSFRVARGEQVAVVGATGAGKTTLARLLTRTYDVQRGAVLVDGVDVREWELAALRRHVGLVLQDVVVFTGTVAENVALGNPAVMRDRIEEAARRAHLDAFVRTLPAGYDEEIRERGANLSHGQRQLLAVARALVYNPSVLVLDEATSSVDPETERWLRDALDQLLSARTSVIIAHRFSTIQRADRILVLHRGRLGEDGPHDVLLRQGGLYAKLYELQFGREATAGARGR
- a CDS encoding MGMT family protein; its protein translation is MGRRPMGRGAGFDARVYALVRRIPRGRVVTYGQVAALVGAPRAARAVGGAMRRCPPGVPWHRVVNGCGSISRRPNASSMLSQRLLLAQEGVRFVQGRVELARYRWAGRGRGRGPRVDIDALPVS
- a CDS encoding YbaK/EbsC family protein, which produces MQPAAARVQDALRAFGLGGPVIELGASARTAAEAAAACGVSVAQIVKSLVFLAGGEPILVLTSGANQVDETRLHTLTGQPIRRADADVVRAATGFAIGGVPPVGHARTLRTVIDRDLLAHDELIAAAGTPNAVFRLTPDELCRVTGGVVEDVKRLRSDAGAGHRGGASPSCG